A DNA window from Aneurinibacillus sp. REN35 contains the following coding sequences:
- a CDS encoding ABC transporter ATP-binding protein, producing MSVVDVRNLSFAYAKKQPSILHNVSFTIEKGEIVGILGPSGSGKSTLLRLVAGLEMPTGGRIVISEKTMVDEGVYIPPEQRGVGMVFQDYALFPHLTIAKNIEFGLHRMDKQRRRARVKEMLDLVQLSGFEKRYPHELSGGQQQRVAFARSLAPSPSILLMDEPFSNLDADLKSSIRSELRAMLRKAEMTCLFVSHDQQDVEAICDREITLR from the coding sequence ATGAGTGTTGTTGACGTCCGCAATCTTTCATTTGCATACGCTAAAAAACAGCCATCTATTCTGCATAATGTCTCCTTTACGATTGAAAAGGGAGAGATTGTAGGAATTCTCGGGCCAAGCGGAAGCGGAAAGAGCACGCTGCTGCGCTTGGTCGCGGGACTTGAGATGCCCACCGGGGGAAGGATTGTGATCTCGGAGAAAACGATGGTAGACGAAGGGGTCTACATTCCGCCGGAACAGCGCGGCGTAGGGATGGTATTTCAGGATTATGCGTTGTTTCCACATCTGACAATCGCGAAAAATATAGAGTTCGGTCTGCACCGGATGGATAAGCAACGACGGAGAGCACGTGTAAAAGAAATGCTGGATCTTGTGCAGCTATCCGGATTCGAGAAGCGGTATCCGCATGAGTTAAGCGGTGGGCAGCAGCAGCGCGTCGCTTTTGCTCGTTCTTTGGCTCCAAGCCCCTCCATATTATTGATGGATGAGCCATTCAGCAATCTAGATGCTGATCTGAAATCTTCCATCCGCAGTGAACTGCGGGCGATGCTGAGAAAAGCAGAGATGACCTGTCTGTTCGTAAGTCATGATCAACAGGATGTGGAAGCGATTTGTGACCGGGAAATTACGCTTAGATAA
- the odhB gene encoding 2-oxoglutarate dehydrogenase complex dihydrolipoyllysine-residue succinyltransferase: MSEVKVPELAESITEATITEWLKSEGDAVSQGEVLAELETDKVNMEITAETDGRLEKIMRGPGETVQVGEVVAVIKQIDSGDVASSEAEAPESEKKAAKVSKQDTPKEEPAPTEAASPKADEEQESRSGGMRAASPAARRLARERNIDLHSVQSSDPLGRITADDVKANKEQPTPSTKKESASGGQKPSPKQPATPSASDKPIERIPMSRRRQTIADRLVHAQQTAAMLTTFNEVDMTAILDVRKRRQEKFVEQHNIKLGFMSFFTKAVVGALKAYPLLNAEIQDKEILLKKYYDIGIAVAANEGLVVPVVRDADRLSFAELEQEIADLAKKARDNKLTLSELQGGTFSITNGGIFGSLLSTPILNSPQVGILGMHKIQLRPVAIDAERSENRPMMYIALSYDHRIVDGKEAVSFLTRVKELLEDPETLLLEG; the protein is encoded by the coding sequence ATGAGTGAAGTCAAAGTACCGGAGCTTGCAGAATCGATTACAGAAGCAACCATTACCGAGTGGCTGAAATCAGAAGGCGATGCCGTCTCTCAAGGCGAAGTATTGGCTGAATTGGAGACCGACAAAGTCAATATGGAGATCACTGCGGAAACAGACGGAAGACTAGAAAAAATCATGCGCGGACCTGGGGAAACCGTACAGGTTGGAGAGGTAGTCGCTGTCATCAAGCAGATCGACAGCGGCGATGTTGCCTCATCGGAGGCAGAAGCGCCTGAGTCAGAGAAGAAAGCAGCCAAAGTAAGCAAGCAGGACACACCAAAAGAAGAGCCCGCTCCTACGGAAGCTGCAAGTCCAAAGGCAGACGAAGAACAGGAAAGCCGCAGCGGCGGTATGCGAGCAGCAAGTCCTGCCGCACGCAGATTGGCACGGGAGCGCAACATTGACCTACACAGCGTACAAAGCAGTGATCCACTCGGACGAATTACTGCAGATGATGTAAAAGCCAATAAAGAACAGCCAACACCAAGCACCAAGAAAGAGTCTGCAAGCGGCGGACAAAAGCCTTCGCCAAAGCAGCCTGCAACTCCTTCGGCTTCAGATAAGCCTATCGAGCGCATTCCGATGTCAAGACGCCGGCAGACGATTGCCGATCGATTGGTGCACGCTCAGCAGACCGCAGCGATGCTGACCACCTTCAATGAAGTTGACATGACAGCTATCCTGGATGTTCGCAAGCGCAGGCAGGAGAAGTTTGTTGAGCAGCACAATATTAAGCTCGGCTTTATGTCGTTCTTTACAAAAGCTGTCGTTGGCGCCTTAAAGGCCTATCCGCTGCTCAATGCAGAAATCCAAGACAAGGAAATTCTGCTAAAAAAATATTATGATATCGGCATTGCCGTCGCTGCCAATGAAGGGCTGGTCGTGCCTGTTGTTCGCGATGCCGACCGACTCAGCTTTGCGGAATTAGAGCAGGAGATAGCTGATCTTGCCAAGAAAGCAAGAGATAATAAGCTTACATTATCTGAGCTTCAAGGCGGCACCTTCTCCATCACCAATGGTGGAATTTTCGGCTCCCTGCTTTCTACGCCAATCCTCAACTCTCCGCAGGTTGGCATCTTAGGTATGCATAAGATCCAGCTTCGCCCTGTCGCTATTGATGCGGAACGTTCGGAGAACCGGCCGATGATGTACATCGCACTCTCATATGACCATCGAATCGTTGATGGCAAAGAAGCCGTCAGCTTCCTCACGAGAGTCAAAGAACTGCTTGAAGATCCGGAAACACTTCTGCTTGAAGGATAA
- a CDS encoding 2-oxoglutarate dehydrogenase E1 component, with protein MADNDMGRKTPWQNVEGPNLGYVHQLYEQYLDDPDSVDPEVQALFNEWGAPPLYDSEAQEAVGTVAGIDAATLMQKAIAAAKLADDIRVNGHLCSKINSFTNEEDADTQMLDPKAYGLSEEALRRIPAKIIWPDAPSQLRTGLDVIEHLLEAYTSSTAYQFMHINDLEERNWLNSMVESGKLKKTLGNEDQVAILRKLMEVGEFEQFLHRTFAGQKRFSVEGLEMLIPMMDELIRQSARDGIRHVLIGMAHRGRLSVLAHILGKPFEKIFSEFHHSPNRELVPSEGSVGMNYGWTGDVKYHLGADREMKADNSASMRLTLANNPSHLEFVNPVVAGYTRAAQEERHEPGPPKQDVTKAFRIAIHGDAAFPGEGIVAETLNLSRLRGYRTGGTIHIIANNQIGFTTESEDSRSTRYASDLAKGFEIPIVHVNADDPLACIQAVRLAFEYRKKFKKDFLIDLVGYRLYGHNEMDDPAATQPLFYEKVVAHTRVPDLYADILQKNKVIEENAVQEMKTLIHDQLKEAYEKAKNIQEQHKVSANIQMEDAIADTRVAADTLIELNEALLQWPKELNVYSKLERILKRRTEAFEKGIDWSLAETLAFASILMDGTPIRITGQDTERGTFAHRHAVLHDSKTGEQFIPLQNFPQARASFAIYNSALSEAGVLGFEYGYDVLAKDTLVLWEAQFGDFANAAQVIIDSFLAAGRAKWEQSSNLVLLLPHGYEGQGPEHSSARLERFLQLSAEKNWTVANLSSAAQYFHMLRWQASRLGKGTARPLVIMTPKSLLRNPRAFSTLSALSEGSFMRVIEQPGFEDHTATAERLILCSGKVAIDLEAEWEGKEIADKRIHIARVEQLYPFPKKEVADVINRCKKLREIVWLQEEPKNMGAWSYVEPILRDISEVPIRYAGRPRHSSPAEGTPEMHKMEQQRILNEALLFTESTTVKAGGHTYE; from the coding sequence TTGGCTGATAACGACATGGGAAGAAAAACGCCGTGGCAGAATGTAGAAGGTCCGAATCTGGGATATGTACATCAATTGTATGAACAGTATCTTGATGACCCCGACTCTGTTGATCCAGAAGTTCAAGCATTGTTCAATGAATGGGGAGCCCCTCCGCTGTATGACAGCGAAGCACAGGAAGCGGTTGGCACAGTTGCAGGAATAGACGCTGCGACGCTTATGCAAAAGGCAATCGCAGCTGCAAAATTGGCCGACGATATTCGAGTGAATGGACATTTGTGTTCAAAAATCAATTCCTTTACAAATGAGGAAGATGCAGATACACAGATGCTTGATCCGAAAGCATATGGGCTTAGTGAAGAGGCTTTGCGGCGAATCCCCGCTAAAATCATCTGGCCAGACGCACCGAGTCAGCTTCGCACAGGTCTTGACGTGATCGAACATCTGCTCGAAGCTTACACAAGTTCAACAGCGTATCAGTTCATGCATATCAATGACCTTGAGGAACGTAACTGGCTCAATAGCATGGTAGAGTCCGGGAAGCTTAAGAAGACGCTTGGCAACGAAGATCAAGTTGCCATTTTGCGAAAGCTGATGGAAGTCGGTGAATTCGAGCAGTTCCTGCACCGTACCTTTGCCGGACAGAAGCGCTTTTCTGTTGAAGGTCTTGAAATGCTGATTCCGATGATGGATGAGCTGATTCGTCAAAGCGCTCGCGACGGTATACGCCACGTATTGATTGGTATGGCGCATCGCGGGCGTTTAAGCGTGTTGGCTCATATTCTTGGCAAGCCTTTTGAGAAGATTTTCTCTGAATTCCATCACTCCCCGAATCGGGAGCTTGTTCCGTCTGAAGGCTCGGTCGGAATGAATTATGGCTGGACAGGAGACGTTAAATATCACCTTGGTGCGGACCGAGAGATGAAAGCAGATAACTCGGCAAGCATGCGTCTGACGCTTGCGAACAATCCAAGCCACCTTGAATTCGTCAATCCTGTAGTTGCAGGGTATACACGGGCGGCACAGGAAGAGAGACATGAGCCAGGTCCTCCAAAACAGGATGTAACGAAAGCATTTCGTATTGCCATTCATGGCGACGCTGCTTTCCCCGGAGAGGGCATCGTAGCTGAGACATTGAATTTAAGCCGGCTGCGAGGCTACCGTACGGGAGGCACGATTCATATTATCGCCAATAACCAGATCGGCTTCACGACAGAGAGTGAAGATTCTAGATCCACTCGTTATGCAAGCGACCTGGCTAAGGGATTTGAAATTCCGATCGTACATGTGAATGCCGATGACCCGCTGGCCTGCATTCAAGCGGTTCGTCTCGCTTTTGAATACCGGAAGAAATTCAAAAAGGACTTCTTGATTGATTTAGTCGGTTATCGTCTGTATGGTCATAATGAAATGGATGATCCAGCCGCTACCCAGCCTCTTTTCTATGAAAAAGTGGTAGCACATACGAGAGTCCCTGATCTTTATGCAGATATTCTGCAAAAAAATAAGGTCATCGAAGAAAATGCCGTACAGGAAATGAAAACATTAATCCATGACCAGCTAAAAGAAGCGTATGAAAAAGCAAAAAATATCCAAGAACAGCATAAAGTATCAGCAAATATCCAGATGGAGGATGCCATTGCCGATACACGTGTTGCGGCCGATACGCTAATTGAATTGAATGAAGCACTGCTACAGTGGCCAAAAGAGCTGAACGTATACTCTAAATTGGAACGGATACTGAAGCGAAGAACGGAAGCGTTTGAAAAGGGCATTGACTGGTCGCTTGCCGAGACGCTCGCTTTTGCTTCAATCCTGATGGATGGAACACCCATCCGTATCACCGGACAGGATACGGAACGCGGGACATTCGCGCATCGCCATGCTGTTCTGCATGATTCAAAGACCGGCGAGCAATTCATTCCGCTGCAGAACTTCCCACAGGCACGCGCTTCTTTTGCTATTTACAACAGTGCGCTCTCAGAAGCAGGCGTACTCGGCTTCGAATACGGCTATGATGTATTGGCCAAAGATACGCTGGTACTGTGGGAAGCACAGTTTGGAGACTTTGCAAATGCGGCACAGGTGATTATCGACTCGTTCCTTGCTGCCGGACGGGCAAAATGGGAACAGTCCTCCAACCTCGTCCTGCTTCTACCGCATGGCTATGAAGGACAAGGGCCGGAGCATTCCAGCGCCCGCCTAGAGAGGTTCCTGCAGCTATCCGCCGAGAAGAATTGGACAGTTGCCAATCTAAGCAGCGCGGCTCAATATTTTCATATGCTGCGCTGGCAAGCATCTAGGCTCGGAAAAGGGACAGCTCGGCCGCTCGTTATTATGACACCAAAAAGCCTGCTGCGCAATCCGCGTGCATTCTCGACGCTTTCAGCACTCAGTGAAGGCTCCTTCATGCGGGTCATCGAGCAGCCAGGATTTGAAGATCATACAGCGACAGCAGAGCGCCTGATTCTATGCTCAGGAAAGGTTGCTATTGATCTAGAAGCAGAATGGGAGGGCAAGGAGATTGCTGATAAGCGAATCCACATAGCTCGTGTCGAACAGCTCTACCCATTCCCTAAAAAAGAAGTAGCGGATGTTATAAACCGCTGCAAAAAACTACGAGAAATCGTATGGCTGCAGGAAGAGCCCAAAAACATGGGGGCATGGTCGTACGTCGAACCAATCTTACGCGATATCTCTGAAGTGCCTATCCGTTATGCTGGCCGTCCTAGACATTCCAGTCCGGCAGAAGGAACGCCCGAGATGCATAAAATGGAGCAGCAACGCATCTTAAATGAAGCTCTGCTTTTCACAGAATCTACTACAGTCAAGGCAGGAGGTCATACCTATGAGTGA
- a CDS encoding SIMPL domain-containing protein, with product MYYTQMHPTTPIPYARDDHRIIKVYGVGSVSAAPDQAIITLGVVTENPNLQTAQAENNQAMTQVIQSLLTLGVPKENMKTVTYRVEMQYDYDDGKQTLRGYSVTHLLQVTIDQIEQTGRIVDTATANGANTVTDIRFTLTQPEAYYNQAISLAIHNAQQKAVVIAQTLGVHAGKAPTRIIERSGTAVPPPSETSLYAKSAPSPIQPGELKISAEVEAEYAYF from the coding sequence ATGTATTACACACAAATGCACCCCACGACGCCCATCCCATATGCACGTGATGACCATAGAATAATCAAGGTCTATGGAGTAGGTAGCGTTTCCGCAGCGCCGGATCAAGCCATCATCACACTTGGTGTGGTGACAGAAAATCCAAACCTCCAAACCGCACAGGCAGAAAACAATCAAGCCATGACACAGGTTATCCAATCGCTGCTTACGCTGGGCGTTCCTAAAGAAAACATGAAAACAGTGACGTATCGCGTCGAGATGCAGTATGACTATGATGATGGAAAGCAGACATTGCGCGGATACAGCGTCACACACTTGCTCCAGGTTACAATAGATCAGATTGAGCAGACCGGGCGTATCGTTGACACAGCTACAGCCAACGGAGCAAATACCGTTACCGACATTCGCTTTACGCTCACCCAACCGGAAGCTTACTACAATCAAGCCATCTCCTTAGCCATTCATAACGCCCAGCAAAAAGCTGTCGTGATCGCGCAAACCCTTGGTGTGCATGCAGGCAAGGCACCTACCCGAATTATCGAAAGATCCGGCACGGCAGTTCCGCCCCCATCTGAAACGTCCCTCTATGCCAAAAGCGCTCCTTCTCCCATCCAGCCCGGAGAATTAAAAATTTCTGCTGAAGTCGAAGCCGAGTATGCTTACTTTTAA
- a CDS encoding class I SAM-dependent methyltransferase, protein MNPTCKICGTGTREIYDQQFTIRYYECERCEFIFEDEEKIVSSEEEKKEYDLHNNSYEDEGYVNMFRDFYRRTVEKYIGDGKRALDFGSGPEPVLAKILTEEYGYCTDIYDIYYAPEKVYEGKKYDLITCTEVVEHLKHPMEYFSLFNSLLAEGGLLAVMTLYHPRDDEKFCRWYYRRDQTHIGFYTPKTMKYIADTLGLTLKYMDGKRCCTFLRTTKG, encoded by the coding sequence ATGAATCCGACATGCAAGATATGTGGAACAGGTACAAGAGAAATATATGATCAACAATTTACTATTCGTTATTACGAGTGTGAACGGTGTGAATTCATCTTCGAGGATGAAGAGAAGATTGTCTCAAGTGAAGAAGAAAAAAAAGAGTATGATCTTCATAATAATTCGTATGAGGATGAAGGATACGTCAATATGTTTAGGGATTTCTACAGGCGAACTGTGGAGAAGTATATCGGGGATGGAAAGCGGGCGCTTGATTTTGGAAGCGGGCCTGAACCGGTGCTTGCCAAGATATTAACGGAGGAATACGGATACTGTACGGATATTTATGATATATATTATGCTCCCGAGAAAGTATACGAAGGCAAGAAATATGATTTGATTACATGTACGGAAGTAGTGGAGCATCTTAAGCATCCAATGGAGTATTTCTCATTGTTCAACAGCTTGCTTGCAGAGGGAGGTCTGCTTGCTGTTATGACACTATATCATCCGCGGGATGATGAGAAATTCTGCCGCTGGTATTATCGAAGAGATCAGACGCATATTGGTTTTTATACGCCAAAAACGATGAAGTATATCGCAGATACGCTTGGGTTGACACTCAAATATATGGATGGAAAAAGGTGCTGCACGTTCTTACGGACAACGAAAGGATAA
- the helD gene encoding RNA polymerase recycling motor HelD, with translation MSMEEQTLQKEQKRVDRVTALIGQRLDELGREVSDIRADVVEIRKNFWDDVTVNFDDPHEAQETHASIKQQAELLSERERSHSHIQNQIKTLTRLRQSPYFGRIDFKEDGEAKADCIYLGIASLLDEKQEDFLVYDWRAPVSSLYYDYPPGAAQYETPSGTIAGIIERKRQYMIRDGQIHSMFDTGVTIGDELLQEVLGKQADTQMKSIVATIQKEQNRIIRDERSRLLVVQGAAGSGKTSAALQRVAYLLYRYRGMLRADHIMLFSPNPMFNSYVSTVLPELGEENMQQTTFQEYLEHRLGKTFRLEDSFAQMEYTLTAMDEPGYEARMAGIRYKASVDFMKLIDRYAEYLGREGMMFKDIKFRGSTIISAERIQKQFYALDPSLSLPNRIQLLADSLLEEVSARARLEKAESWVDEEIELLDKEAYLRAYKKLRQANRYTEESFDDFERERDLLAAMVVKERFKPVRARVKKLRFIDMPAIYSQIFAEATAIHFSASVSEQPELWQEICTQTVGRIERKELAYEDAVPYLYLKERIEGFQTNTSIRHVFIDEAQDYSPFQFAFIKGLFPRSKMTVLGDLNQGIYPHTDKETGFAPLLSLYEGEATQSFILQRSYRSTKQISEFTRRLIAGGETIEPFNRSGEKPAVIRVADKKDRVKRIIGLIGALEARGHKTIGVICKTAQESEEAYEALRHEVQLRLIKKETSSYEPGVLVIPSYLAKGVEFDAVIIYEGSQAQYGRESERKLFYAACTRAMHELHIFFTGKVSPFIAALPPDLYE, from the coding sequence ATGAGTATGGAAGAACAGACGCTGCAAAAAGAACAGAAGCGAGTTGATCGGGTAACGGCATTGATTGGTCAGCGGCTTGATGAGCTAGGACGTGAGGTCAGTGACATCAGGGCGGACGTTGTAGAGATCCGCAAGAACTTCTGGGATGATGTTACGGTCAATTTCGATGACCCGCATGAGGCGCAAGAAACACATGCAAGCATCAAGCAGCAGGCTGAGTTGCTCTCTGAGAGAGAGCGCAGCCATAGCCATATTCAGAATCAGATCAAGACATTAACACGGCTTAGACAATCTCCTTATTTCGGTCGTATTGATTTTAAAGAAGATGGTGAGGCGAAAGCCGACTGTATCTATTTAGGAATTGCTTCGCTTCTTGATGAGAAGCAGGAGGATTTCCTTGTTTATGACTGGCGTGCTCCTGTATCAAGTCTATATTACGACTATCCGCCCGGTGCCGCGCAATATGAGACACCAAGTGGCACGATTGCAGGAATAATAGAACGAAAGCGGCAGTACATGATTCGGGATGGCCAGATTCATAGCATGTTCGACACAGGCGTTACCATTGGTGATGAGCTTCTGCAGGAAGTGCTTGGCAAGCAGGCGGATACGCAGATGAAGAGTATCGTAGCTACTATTCAGAAGGAACAAAATCGCATCATACGCGATGAGCGGAGCCGTCTGCTCGTAGTGCAGGGAGCGGCGGGCAGCGGTAAAACATCGGCAGCACTACAGCGGGTTGCGTATTTGCTGTACCGATACCGGGGGATGCTGCGTGCCGATCATATCATGCTCTTTTCCCCGAATCCCATGTTCAACAGCTATGTCTCGACTGTGTTGCCTGAACTTGGCGAAGAGAATATGCAGCAGACGACATTTCAAGAATATCTTGAGCACCGGCTCGGGAAGACATTCCGCCTTGAGGATTCGTTTGCTCAGATGGAATATACACTTACGGCTATGGATGAACCTGGATACGAAGCGCGTATGGCAGGCATTCGGTACAAAGCAAGCGTGGATTTTATGAAGCTCATCGATCGGTATGCCGAATACCTGGGACGTGAGGGGATGATGTTTAAGGATATCAAATTCCGCGGAAGTACGATAATTTCCGCAGAACGTATTCAGAAGCAGTTCTATGCCCTCGATCCGAGTTTATCCTTGCCGAATCGGATCCAACTGCTTGCTGATTCATTGCTTGAAGAAGTGAGCGCACGAGCTCGGCTGGAGAAGGCGGAGTCGTGGGTAGATGAGGAAATTGAATTGCTTGATAAGGAAGCGTACCTGCGCGCCTATAAAAAGCTGCGACAGGCAAATCGGTATACGGAAGAGTCATTCGATGATTTCGAGCGTGAGCGTGATCTTTTGGCTGCAATGGTAGTTAAGGAGCGTTTCAAACCGGTACGCGCCCGCGTAAAGAAATTGCGGTTTATCGATATGCCTGCAATATATAGCCAGATTTTTGCGGAAGCTACGGCGATTCATTTTTCTGCATCTGTAAGTGAACAACCGGAGTTGTGGCAGGAGATCTGTACACAGACAGTCGGTAGAATAGAGCGCAAGGAGTTAGCCTATGAGGATGCTGTACCGTATCTTTACTTGAAGGAGCGGATAGAGGGATTTCAGACTAACACATCCATTCGGCATGTATTTATTGATGAAGCACAAGATTATTCACCGTTCCAGTTTGCATTTATCAAAGGGTTGTTTCCACGCAGCAAAATGACGGTGCTTGGTGATCTGAATCAGGGAATCTACCCCCATACCGACAAGGAAACAGGCTTTGCGCCGCTTCTTTCCCTGTATGAAGGTGAAGCGACACAATCCTTCATCCTACAGCGCAGCTACCGCTCTACGAAGCAGATTTCAGAGTTTACACGCAGGTTGATTGCCGGTGGAGAGACAATTGAGCCGTTCAACCGCAGTGGAGAGAAGCCGGCAGTCATACGGGTAGCAGACAAAAAAGATCGTGTGAAGCGTATCATTGGGCTTATTGGAGCGCTAGAAGCGCGCGGACATAAAACGATCGGCGTGATTTGCAAAACCGCGCAGGAGAGCGAAGAAGCATATGAAGCGCTCCGTCATGAAGTACAACTTCGGCTCATCAAAAAAGAGACGTCTTCTTATGAACCGGGCGTGCTTGTCATTCCATCCTATCTGGCTAAAGGTGTTGAATTCGATGCCGTAATTATTTATGAAGGATCGCAAGCGCAGTACGGCAGGGAGAGTGAGAGGAAGCTATTCTATGCCGCATGTACTCGGGCCATGCATGAGCTTCATATCTTCTTCACAGGGAAGGTAAGTCCGTTTATTGCTGCGCTTCCCCCAGATTTATATGAATAG
- a CDS encoding LysR family transcriptional regulator: MELRQIQYFIEVARREHVTEAALALHIAQSAVSRQIFNLEAELGVDLFIREGRNVKLTPIGRVFLEHMQQAMQMIDKAKREVEESLDPEKGTVRIGFPSSLAAYTLPTVISAFRESYPHVKFQLRQGAYHSLVESVIKGDIDLALLGPMPKGVKGIKGQILFLENIVALLPANHPLADKSSIMLHQLRNDSFVLFPEGFVLRQIIMEACQQIGFKPAVSFEGEDIDAIKGLVAAGLGITLIPEITLIDSIPRTTVKVPISEPAVTRTVGVIVPSERKLLPTEELFYKFLTQFFTVLNEFEK; encoded by the coding sequence ATGGAGCTTAGACAGATTCAATACTTCATTGAAGTAGCCAGACGAGAACATGTAACTGAAGCGGCACTTGCTCTGCATATCGCACAATCAGCTGTCAGTCGACAGATTTTTAACCTGGAGGCTGAGCTTGGCGTTGACCTGTTCATTCGAGAAGGAAGGAATGTGAAGCTAACACCGATTGGTCGAGTGTTTTTGGAGCACATGCAGCAGGCGATGCAGATGATTGATAAGGCGAAGCGAGAGGTGGAAGAGTCGCTTGATCCGGAGAAGGGAACGGTGCGTATTGGTTTTCCAAGCAGTCTAGCTGCGTATACGCTGCCGACTGTTATCTCTGCGTTTCGCGAGAGCTACCCGCATGTGAAATTCCAACTTAGACAAGGGGCGTATCATTCTTTGGTCGAGTCGGTAATAAAAGGGGATATCGATCTGGCACTGCTCGGCCCAATGCCCAAAGGAGTAAAGGGGATTAAAGGCCAAATCTTGTTCCTTGAAAATATCGTAGCCTTACTTCCGGCCAATCACCCGCTTGCAGATAAGTCATCCATTATGCTGCATCAGTTGCGGAATGATTCATTTGTGCTGTTTCCTGAAGGCTTTGTTCTGCGTCAGATCATTATGGAGGCGTGTCAGCAGATTGGATTTAAGCCTGCTGTATCCTTTGAGGGAGAAGACATTGATGCGATAAAAGGGCTCGTGGCGGCCGGGCTCGGCATTACACTTATTCCAGAAATCACACTCATCGACAGTATTCCTCGGACGACGGTTAAAGTACCGATTAGCGAGCCTGCCGTTACACGTACGGTAGGTGTTATCGTTCCAAGCGAGAGGAAGCTGCTGCCTACAGAAGAGCTTTTCTATAAGTTTCTCACACAATTCTTTACGGTATTAAATGAGTTTGAAAAATAA
- a CDS encoding YwbE family protein, which produces MSGQYRKDISPGLHVDIVLKKDQRTGVTTRGIVKDILTKASFHPHGIKVRLTDGQVGRIKEIIAD; this is translated from the coding sequence ATGAGCGGACAATATCGTAAAGATATCTCTCCCGGCCTTCATGTAGACATTGTATTAAAAAAGGATCAGCGAACAGGAGTAACTACGCGCGGCATCGTGAAGGATATTCTAACGAAGGCAAGCTTTCATCCACACGGAATTAAGGTCAGACTGACGGATGGACAAGTCGGCAGGATAAAAGAAATCATTGCTGACTAA